A stretch of Nitrospira sp. DNA encodes these proteins:
- a CDS encoding methyltransferase domain-containing protein: MNSSVLLDQLHAHLARWGLRHVLSDADYFAWQRDAFSSADLNQLNQQVERKRSGALCDDIAFYDLTAQPHILPVLYSQRYEYYCEIGARVAARLSPAQTVLDVGCGIGILTTFYAQQYPQAEFVGIDRSPASIARAQEQAERLGLTNVRFHCADLDAVSPRRSYDLIVATHALVQAEQDPGVPSRSWETFERDRDGLQQADFERRTGLGSRLDRLASLLAPGARVILFEKTSQLARRVPFQRALAARGWHLAEQPEPVRYRLVEEVADDGPFYVLGERQPGNGAWDESPEPDEGLLFDATVRQSQDPHAPLYENHWPSAQRAWEQLTDRMVLNECTRQEADGRQLHVELGRIAGGIYLYCANTFDQRQLVIVPPDRVADLEGYYQEIVQAA; encoded by the coding sequence ATGAACAGTTCTGTCTTGCTCGACCAACTTCATGCCCACCTGGCACGATGGGGACTTCGGCATGTGCTGTCCGATGCCGACTATTTCGCCTGGCAGCGGGACGCGTTTTCTTCCGCCGATCTCAATCAGCTCAATCAGCAGGTCGAACGCAAACGGAGCGGGGCGCTCTGTGACGACATCGCGTTTTACGATCTGACGGCGCAGCCTCACATCCTGCCCGTTCTCTACAGCCAGCGCTACGAGTATTACTGCGAGATCGGAGCGCGTGTGGCCGCCCGCCTATCTCCGGCGCAGACGGTATTGGATGTCGGCTGCGGAATCGGGATTCTGACGACCTTCTATGCGCAGCAGTACCCACAGGCGGAATTCGTCGGGATCGATCGCTCGCCGGCCTCCATCGCGAGGGCGCAGGAGCAGGCGGAGCGGCTGGGCTTGACGAATGTCCGTTTTCATTGCGCGGATCTCGATGCCGTCTCTCCGCGCCGCTCCTATGATCTGATTGTCGCCACGCACGCGCTGGTGCAGGCGGAACAGGATCCCGGCGTGCCAAGCCGGAGCTGGGAGACGTTCGAACGGGATCGCGATGGTCTTCAGCAGGCGGACTTTGAACGGCGCACCGGGCTCGGCTCTCGACTCGATCGGCTGGCAAGCCTCCTGGCGCCAGGAGCCAGGGTGATCCTGTTCGAGAAAACCAGTCAGTTGGCGCGGCGGGTGCCGTTTCAGCGTGCGCTGGCGGCGCGAGGGTGGCATTTGGCCGAACAGCCGGAACCTGTCCGGTACCGGCTTGTGGAGGAAGTGGCCGACGATGGGCCATTCTATGTGCTGGGCGAACGCCAGCCAGGGAATGGCGCCTGGGATGAGTCGCCGGAGCCTGATGAGGGCCTTCTGTTTGACGCCACGGTGCGGCAGTCTCAGGATCCGCATGCGCCGCTCTACGAAAATCATTGGCCGTCGGCGCAGCGGGCGTGGGAACAACTCACGGATCGCATGGTGTTGAACGAGTGCACGCGACAAGAGGCCGACGGGCGCCAGTTGCACGTCGAGCTTGGCAGGATTGCAGGCGGAATCTATCTGTATTGTGCGAACACCTTTGATCAGCGGCAATTGGTGATCGTTCCGCCGGATCGTGTGGCCGATCTGGAAGGGTATTATCAGGAGATTGTGCAGGCGGCATGA
- a CDS encoding DUF3422 family protein has protein sequence MEQPDDKKAGTDELLRKLHERPQIPLTEWLRVPAHVHYKAFRMADPPTDRPASREEFRRIVESFQMAPNHTVLRDTFGYGVKVAGNGDRLIVVWQAHTEYYSYQLWHLPVGAAATVSFGPLLFPDYRFPVTPLGLEVCRLDIVLRAEAIPSRDELSAVLPGPVIYGSKIFDEATSLVTSFTPDEQRRERYLVSVGSGRTEASHLKDIVDAIVRIETYYHLLLMQKPLFSAAIDSVHKFEQVHMQQREIITGHIGHADSLTLQRWLNSLTQDLLKTNRLAGRLHFELSASLPYDKIVHATLASLAERPLVSYRPVSDYVLSGVTGVAEGYQQLLKRMETLGSGFEGIISIIRARVDLMLEAQNLALLTSVDKTTKSQAILQHTVEGLSVIVIAYYLSGLAAYLFKGFHELGWLHNANVASAVFVPIAVGLAFLITTLSRKYLHKKLSGEKPPA, from the coding sequence GTGGAGCAACCAGACGACAAGAAAGCCGGCACGGACGAACTTTTGAGAAAGCTGCATGAGCGGCCGCAGATTCCGCTGACGGAGTGGCTGCGTGTGCCGGCGCATGTGCATTACAAGGCGTTTCGGATGGCCGACCCTCCGACTGACCGGCCGGCCAGCCGTGAGGAATTTCGCCGCATCGTCGAGTCGTTTCAGATGGCGCCGAATCACACGGTGCTGCGGGACACGTTTGGGTACGGCGTCAAGGTCGCGGGGAATGGGGATCGCTTGATCGTCGTGTGGCAGGCCCACACGGAGTACTACAGTTATCAGTTGTGGCACCTTCCCGTCGGTGCGGCCGCCACGGTCAGTTTTGGGCCGCTGCTCTTTCCCGACTACCGGTTTCCGGTCACGCCCTTGGGGCTTGAGGTGTGCCGACTGGACATTGTCTTGCGGGCCGAGGCCATTCCTTCGCGGGATGAACTGTCTGCGGTTCTGCCGGGCCCGGTGATCTATGGGAGCAAGATTTTTGACGAGGCCACGTCGCTGGTGACGAGTTTTACGCCGGACGAGCAGCGGCGTGAGCGCTATCTGGTCAGCGTCGGGTCAGGGCGGACCGAGGCCTCGCATCTGAAGGATATCGTGGATGCAATCGTGCGGATCGAAACGTATTATCATCTATTGCTGATGCAGAAGCCGCTGTTCTCGGCCGCGATCGACTCGGTCCATAAGTTCGAGCAGGTCCATATGCAGCAGCGCGAAATTATTACTGGGCATATCGGCCACGCCGACTCGCTGACGTTGCAGCGATGGCTGAACAGCCTGACGCAGGATTTGTTGAAGACGAATCGGCTGGCCGGACGGTTGCACTTCGAGCTATCGGCGTCATTGCCCTACGATAAGATTGTGCACGCCACATTGGCGTCGCTGGCGGAGCGGCCGCTGGTGTCGTATCGGCCTGTGTCCGACTATGTGCTGAGCGGAGTGACCGGCGTGGCGGAGGGCTATCAGCAGCTCTTGAAGCGGATGGAGACGCTGGGCAGCGGATTCGAAGGGATCATCTCGATCATTCGGGCCCGGGTCGATTTGATGCTGGAAGCGCAGAATCTGGCGTTGCTCACGAGCGTGGATAAGACGACCAAGAGCCAGGCCATTCTCCAGCATACGGTCGAGGGCCTCTCCGTCATCGTGATTGCCTATTACTTGAGCGGACTGGCCGCGTATCTCTTCAAGGGGTTTCATGAATTGGGCTGGCTGCACAATGCGAATGTGGCGTCCGCCGTATTCGTTCCCATCGCCGTCGGACTCGCGTTTCTCATCACCACGCTCAGCCGCAAGTATTTGCACAAGAAGCTCTCCGGCGAGAAACCTCCGGCGTAG
- a CDS encoding fatty acid desaturase, protein MTSASESSPTCTRSRPNYLTMALFALVSLGTVIGVPAFAYWYGYTWVDWTMFGLLYVMTGLGITVGYHRLMAHRSFDCPDWVKAGFLIAGGWALENSALKWAADHIRHHACCDQEADPYNAQRGFWYSHCGWLFFKDLNANEKYASRLRQDPVVMWQHRHYLLIVLSGLALTFVVGFLHNGWIGGLGCFLLAGVGRTFAVLNSTFCINSVCHLWGNQPHGQADSSRDSWLVSLLTFGEGYHNYHHTHQSDYRNGPRWYNFDPSKWLIYTLSKLGLASSLRTAPNT, encoded by the coding sequence ATGACCTCAGCCTCCGAATCCTCGCCAACATGCACCCGCAGCAGGCCCAATTACCTGACAATGGCCTTGTTTGCACTCGTCTCATTGGGAACGGTCATCGGCGTCCCAGCCTTCGCCTACTGGTATGGATACACGTGGGTAGACTGGACGATGTTCGGACTGCTGTATGTCATGACGGGGTTGGGCATTACGGTCGGCTACCATCGCCTAATGGCGCACCGCAGCTTCGATTGCCCCGATTGGGTCAAGGCGGGGTTCTTAATCGCCGGCGGATGGGCGCTTGAAAACTCCGCGCTCAAATGGGCGGCCGATCATATCCGCCACCATGCCTGCTGCGACCAAGAAGCCGATCCGTATAATGCGCAGCGCGGGTTTTGGTATAGCCACTGCGGATGGCTGTTTTTCAAAGATCTGAACGCCAACGAAAAATATGCCTCACGCCTTCGGCAGGACCCTGTCGTCATGTGGCAGCATCGGCACTATCTGCTCATCGTCCTCTCGGGCCTCGCGCTCACGTTTGTCGTGGGCTTTCTTCACAACGGGTGGATCGGCGGCCTGGGATGTTTCCTGCTGGCCGGGGTGGGACGAACCTTTGCCGTGCTGAATTCAACCTTTTGCATCAACTCGGTCTGCCATCTCTGGGGAAACCAGCCGCACGGCCAAGCCGACTCCAGCCGCGACAGCTGGCTGGTCTCGCTGCTGACATTCGGCGAAGGCTACCATAACTATCACCACACCCATCAAAGCGACTACCGCAACGGCCCCCGGTGGTACAACTTCGACCCGTCAAAATGGTTGATCTATACCCTGTCCAAACTCGGCTTAGCCTCCTCCCTTCGCACGGCGCCCAACACATAA